The Amylolactobacillus amylophilus DSM 20533 = JCM 1125 genome contains a region encoding:
- a CDS encoding MerR family transcriptional regulator, producing MDEITTRRNYPILTMAIAIKLTGLTARQIRYYTDKELIKVARTPGGQRLFSLNQIDLLLEIKAQISAGFSLAETKKFLSKKMSHPSQNDDQTTRKILFDELLQSSPFGNKS from the coding sequence ATGGATGAAATTACGACACGCCGCAATTATCCAATTTTGACGATGGCAATCGCGATTAAACTGACTGGTTTAACTGCCAGGCAGATTCGCTATTACACAGACAAGGAACTGATCAAGGTGGCACGAACACCAGGGGGACAACGTTTGTTCTCCCTGAATCAGATTGATTTGCTGCTGGAGATTAAAGCACAAATCAGTGCTGGATTCAGTTTGGCCGAAACCAAGAAATTTCTGAGTAAGAAAATGTCACATCCGAGTCAAAACGATGATCAGACGACCAGAAAGATTTTGTTCGATGAGTTACTACAGAGTAGTCCTTTCGGAAATAAATCTTAA
- the miaA gene encoding tRNA (adenosine(37)-N6)-dimethylallyltransferase MiaA, whose protein sequence is MQKVLIIVGPTAVGKTKLGVALSQQLNGEIISGDSMQIYREISVGTAKPAEAELAMARHHLVNELSVFDSYSVKDFVARANAAIGQINAANHLPLVVGGTGFYITALVNGLQLGEQETYDSPVDEQIEQYLVRAGPLALWQHLHEQDPQAAAKIPYQNTRRVMRALSVIERTGHPFSQQQEQIAPLFDTKIIGLNTERAHLYDLINRRVDTMLEQGLLAEAEFIFTHKETIQQVKQAIGYKELFPYFEGEQTLDEAVAKLKQASRKYAKRQLTYFRNKMSVSWCDLTDYNPDAATDFAKIKQEVIEWLNNDK, encoded by the coding sequence ATGCAAAAGGTATTAATTATTGTTGGCCCAACTGCGGTTGGCAAAACAAAACTTGGCGTGGCGTTATCCCAGCAGTTGAATGGTGAAATCATTTCCGGCGATTCCATGCAAATTTATCGGGAAATTTCGGTGGGGACGGCAAAGCCAGCTGAGGCTGAATTGGCTATGGCAAGACACCACCTAGTAAATGAATTATCCGTGTTTGACTCCTATTCGGTGAAGGATTTCGTCGCTCGTGCGAATGCAGCAATCGGCCAGATTAACGCGGCCAATCACCTTCCACTGGTTGTTGGTGGTACGGGCTTTTATATCACGGCCTTGGTCAATGGGTTGCAACTGGGGGAACAGGAGACATATGATTCTCCGGTGGACGAGCAAATTGAGCAATATCTGGTGCGTGCAGGTCCACTTGCACTCTGGCAGCATCTACATGAGCAGGACCCGCAGGCAGCGGCCAAAATTCCCTACCAGAATACGCGGCGGGTCATGCGTGCTTTGAGTGTGATAGAACGGACTGGACACCCGTTCTCACAGCAACAGGAACAGATTGCCCCTTTGTTTGATACCAAGATTATTGGCTTAAATACGGAGCGTGCCCACCTGTATGATTTGATCAACCGGCGGGTGGATACGATGCTTGAGCAGGGTCTATTAGCAGAGGCTGAATTTATTTTCACACACAAAGAGACGATTCAACAGGTTAAGCAGGCAATTGGCTACAAGGAGTTGTTTCCCTACTTTGAAGGCGAACAAACTCTTGATGAGGCTGTGGCTAAGCTGAAGCAGGCGTCACGTAAGTATGCCAAAAGGCAACTAACCTACTTTAGGAATAAAATGTCCGTCAGTTGGTGTGATTTAACTGACTATAATCCTGACGCCGCAACGGATTTTGCAAAAATAAAACAGGAAGTAATTGAGTGGTTAAATAATGACAAATAG
- a CDS encoding DUF3042 family protein: protein MAKKFTTGFLTGALITIATAAAGLFAFKKTVLDPEDQEAERIEENRRRANRKSFSAHQG from the coding sequence ATGGCTAAAAAATTTACTACCGGTTTCCTGACTGGTGCACTAATTACCATCGCGACCGCTGCTGCAGGACTATTTGCCTTCAAGAAGACGGTGCTTGATCCAGAGGATCAAGAAGCTGAGCGCATTGAAGAAAATCGCCGGCGGGCCAATCGCAAGAGTTTCAGTGCTCATCAAGGCTAA
- the rpmG gene encoding 50S ribosomal protein L33 has product MHDNILLECTECHERTYLTKKNKRNHPERLELKKYCPRERHVTLHRETK; this is encoded by the coding sequence ATGCACGACAACATTTTATTAGAATGTACTGAATGTCACGAAAGAACATATCTAACTAAAAAGAACAAACGTAACCATCCTGAACGTTTAGAGCTGAAGAAATACTGCCCTCGTGAACGTCATGTTACACTTCATCGTGAAACAAAATAA
- a CDS encoding rhomboid family intramembrane serine protease, which yields MQKIKNYFSGRTAVTNSLLIVMLIVFLAETFDGGSTNIATLLKYGASFNPLIVLGNQWWRLFTAQFVHIGILHLASNAVIIYYVGSILEPMIGPWRFLSVYLLSGVGGNLLSFAFASDLATSAGASTALFGLFGVVIALAIKLRRYTPIAMVGKQLFILAALNLFLDLFISHIDIFGHIGGLLTGFLLGIVISGGVNKSIYSNKIRVLALVGLIIYVVFTLRTGMVLTN from the coding sequence TTGCAGAAAATAAAAAATTATTTTAGCGGGCGGACTGCGGTTACTAACAGTCTTCTGATTGTCATGCTCATCGTCTTTTTAGCGGAGACATTCGATGGTGGGAGCACGAATATCGCTACCTTGCTTAAATATGGGGCGAGCTTCAACCCGTTAATTGTGCTTGGTAATCAGTGGTGGCGCTTGTTTACGGCCCAGTTTGTCCATATTGGTATACTACATCTGGCCTCAAACGCTGTGATTATTTACTATGTCGGCAGTATCTTAGAACCAATGATTGGTCCTTGGCGCTTTTTAAGCGTGTACTTGTTAAGTGGTGTTGGTGGGAATTTGCTTAGCTTTGCCTTTGCGAGTGACCTAGCTACTTCTGCGGGAGCAAGCACGGCATTATTTGGCCTGTTTGGCGTGGTCATTGCCTTAGCAATTAAATTGCGGCGTTATACACCAATTGCCATGGTCGGGAAGCAACTGTTTATTCTGGCGGCGCTTAACCTCTTCTTAGACCTATTTATCAGTCACATCGACATTTTTGGTCATATCGGAGGGTTGCTCACAGGCTTTCTACTTGGTATAGTAATTAGCGGTGGCGTTAACAAATCAATCTATAGCAATAAGATTCGTGTACTCGCTCTCGTGGGCTTAATTATCTACGTTGTCTTCACTTTGCGTACGGGAATGGTGTTAACGAATTAA
- a CDS encoding 5-formyltetrahydrofolate cyclo-ligase, producing MDKSSFRAEQIIRLEDFFQTAKSRTETDELLVKISQSPIFQSATSVGISLNDDLQLPINQLVRQLRDLGKDVYLARPTKRNQLDFILWPAEINIPKSVAELNQFNDNVVNNRLDLIVAPGMAFSQKGHYRVGVGEGNFDFFLNRYQTKTVGIAYSKMLFEEPEWDISMLDVPVDEIITVG from the coding sequence ATGGATAAAAGTAGCTTTAGGGCTGAACAAATTATACGGTTAGAAGATTTTTTTCAGACTGCCAAAAGTCGCACGGAAACAGACGAATTACTAGTGAAAATTAGTCAGAGTCCCATTTTTCAAAGCGCGACGAGCGTTGGCATCTCACTGAACGATGACCTGCAGCTGCCAATTAATCAGCTAGTCAGACAGCTACGCGATTTAGGGAAAGACGTTTATCTGGCTCGTCCCACCAAACGCAATCAACTTGATTTCATCTTGTGGCCCGCGGAGATTAATATCCCAAAATCAGTTGCCGAGTTGAATCAGTTCAATGATAATGTAGTGAATAACCGGCTTGACTTAATTGTGGCACCAGGAATGGCCTTCAGTCAGAAGGGCCACTATCGCGTCGGTGTAGGCGAAGGTAATTTTGACTTCTTCTTGAATCGTTACCAGACAAAGACAGTGGGCATTGCGTATTCCAAAATGCTATTCGAGGAACCCGAGTGGGATATTTCAATGCTTGACGTTCCCGTTGATGAAATTATCACGGTCGGCTAG
- a CDS encoding ROK family glucokinase — MDKKLIGIDLGGTTIKFAILTPEGEIQQRWAEDTNINDEGSHIVPDIVESINHHLSMYQMDASDFSGIGMGSPGSIDYDNGTVTGAFNLNWDHTVNVKKEIEAGVKIPVTLENDANVAALGEAWKGAGNNAENVAFVTLGTGVGGGIIMNNQILHGVAGSAGEIGHITIDKHGYLCTCGNVGCLETVSSATGIVRVARDMSEEFAGTSKLKQMLDNGEEVTAKTVFDSAREKDTLGLLIVERVCDDLGYALAMLGNSLNPSYVVIGGGVSAAGELLLNTVRKYFEKYTFPNVRNTTKVELATLGNEAGVIGAASLVVKG; from the coding sequence ATGGATAAGAAATTAATTGGAATCGATTTAGGTGGTACGACTATTAAGTTTGCTATCCTGACACCGGAGGGTGAGATTCAACAACGGTGGGCTGAGGATACCAACATCAACGATGAAGGTTCCCACATCGTACCAGACATTGTCGAATCAATTAATCATCACTTGTCGATGTACCAAATGGACGCAAGCGATTTTAGCGGCATCGGCATGGGCTCACCTGGCTCAATCGACTACGATAATGGCACAGTTACAGGTGCATTTAACTTGAACTGGGATCATACCGTTAATGTGAAAAAAGAAATTGAAGCAGGCGTGAAGATTCCCGTAACACTGGAGAACGATGCGAACGTTGCTGCACTTGGTGAGGCATGGAAGGGCGCCGGCAACAATGCCGAGAATGTGGCCTTCGTCACACTTGGCACCGGTGTTGGTGGTGGAATCATCATGAATAACCAGATTCTCCACGGTGTTGCTGGTTCCGCCGGTGAGATTGGCCACATCACGATTGATAAGCACGGCTATCTTTGTACCTGTGGTAATGTTGGCTGCTTAGAGACTGTCTCAAGTGCCACTGGTATTGTTCGTGTTGCTCGCGACATGTCAGAGGAATTTGCCGGCACTTCAAAGCTGAAGCAAATGCTTGACAATGGTGAGGAAGTGACAGCTAAGACGGTGTTCGACAGCGCTCGTGAAAAAGATACCCTTGGTCTTCTGATTGTTGAACGGGTCTGTGATGACCTCGGCTATGCGTTAGCAATGCTCGGTAACTCACTGAATCCATCGTACGTGGTCATCGGCGGTGGTGTATCTGCAGCGGGTGAATTATTACTCAATACTGTGCGGAAGTACTTTGAAAAATACACATTTCCAAATGTGCGCAACACTACTAAGGTTGAACTGGCTACTCTTGGTAACGAGGCCGGCGTGATTGGCGCAGCATCACTAGTAGTTAAAGGTTAG
- a CDS encoding YqgQ family protein, producing the protein MRNLYDVQQLLKKFNIYVYLGKRIWDIELMAIELDKLYHSGVVSQKEYLSAKLVLQHEHEIEEQKEKNNG; encoded by the coding sequence ATGAGAAATTTGTATGATGTACAACAACTACTTAAAAAATTTAATATTTATGTTTATCTCGGCAAGAGAATTTGGGATATCGAATTAATGGCAATTGAACTCGACAAGCTGTACCATTCAGGCGTCGTCTCTCAAAAAGAATACCTATCGGCCAAATTAGTGTTGCAACATGAACATGAAATTGAGGAACAAAAGGAGAAGAACAATGGATAA
- a CDS encoding rhodanese-like domain-containing protein: protein MQIFMWVLNSVLIVILLALFGNWLYLKIQAKRMGGALTNEEFEANMRKAQIIDVREKADFKKSHILGARNVPFSMIRSTYSEIRADLPVYIYGDSVGLSVRAVKLLRKNGYTNVSFLQNGFSKWEGKTKSSKY, encoded by the coding sequence TTGCAAATATTCATGTGGGTTCTAAACTCGGTCTTAATTGTCATCTTGCTGGCGTTGTTTGGTAACTGGTTATACTTAAAAATCCAGGCAAAACGCATGGGTGGTGCATTAACAAACGAAGAATTCGAAGCAAACATGCGTAAGGCTCAGATCATCGATGTGCGTGAGAAGGCGGACTTCAAGAAGAGTCATATTCTGGGTGCTAGAAATGTTCCGTTCTCGATGATTCGCTCAACTTACTCCGAAATTAGGGCTGATCTACCAGTTTACATCTATGGCGATAGCGTGGGTCTTTCCGTTCGTGCCGTGAAATTACTACGCAAGAATGGATACACGAACGTTTCGTTCCTCCAGAATGGTTTTAGCAAGTGGGAAGGTAAGACCAAGTCTTCTAAATACTAA
- a CDS encoding PLP-dependent transferase, with amino-acid sequence MTENKTKSDLHYDSLVVQGVPTRENEYGAIMPPIFLSSTYRFQDLDHDGQYEYVRTQKPTREKAERLIARLEGARYGLEFSSGMAAIATVFEHFNPGDRVISSANIYGGTYRFFSDLFTKNQIDYSLVLDLNHLTDADFTENTRKVYIETPLTQRYG; translated from the coding sequence ATGACAGAGAATAAGACCAAATCAGATTTACACTACGATTCATTAGTTGTGCAGGGCGTTCCCACACGCGAGAACGAGTATGGTGCCATCATGCCCCCAATCTTTCTCAGCTCAACTTACCGCTTCCAGGATCTGGATCACGATGGACAATACGAATACGTCCGCACGCAAAAGCCGACCCGTGAAAAAGCAGAACGCCTCATTGCCCGGTTAGAGGGAGCCAGATACGGCCTCGAATTTAGTTCGGGCATGGCTGCTATCGCCACCGTCTTTGAACATTTCAATCCCGGCGACCGGGTCATCAGTTCGGCGAATATTTACGGCGGCACCTACCGCTTCTTCAGTGATCTTTTCACGAAAAACCAGATTGACTACAGCCTAGTACTAGACCTAAATCACCTGACAGACGCCGATTTCACCGAGAATACTAGGAAAGTTTACATCGAGACGCCCCTAACCCAACGTTACGGGTAA
- the glnA gene encoding type I glutamate--ammonia ligase: MAKTLSKEEIKQIMQEENVQFLRLMFTDINGIIKNVEVPASQVDKVLDNKITFDGSSIDGFVRIEESDMLLHPDLSTWLIFPWGVEHGKVARLICDVYLPDGTPFPGDPRNNLRRVLEQMRDKGFSDFNIGPEPEFFLFKLDDNNEPTLDLNDQGAYFDFAPVDLGENCRRDIVLELEKMGFEVEASHHEVAPGQHEIDFRYADALEAADRIQTFKLVVKTIARKHGLHATFMAKPLQGINGSGMHMNMSLFRDGQNIFFDSQGEQQLSKEAYYFLNGVLNHARALTALNNPTVNSYKRLVPGFEAPVYVAWSARNRSPLIRIPSGRGNSTRIEFRSPDPTANPYLVIAGILMAGLDGLKERQMPVHSVDRNIYSMSETERKANGITDLPSTLHNAVKAFKKDQVVLDALGEHLAQSFVDSKDLEWASYRQTVSDWEREQYMQLY; this comes from the coding sequence ATGGCGAAAACATTATCAAAGGAAGAAATAAAACAGATTATGCAGGAGGAGAACGTACAGTTCCTGCGGTTGATGTTCACAGATATTAACGGAATAATTAAGAACGTTGAGGTTCCGGCTTCACAGGTGGATAAGGTGCTCGATAACAAAATCACTTTTGATGGCTCATCAATCGATGGCTTTGTGCGGATTGAGGAGAGCGACATGCTGCTGCATCCTGATCTCTCGACTTGGCTAATCTTTCCCTGGGGCGTTGAGCATGGCAAAGTTGCCCGCCTAATCTGTGATGTCTATCTGCCAGATGGCACGCCTTTCCCAGGCGATCCCAGAAATAATCTACGGCGCGTGCTAGAGCAGATGCGCGATAAAGGCTTTTCGGACTTTAATATTGGCCCCGAGCCAGAGTTTTTCCTTTTTAAATTAGATGATAACAATGAGCCAACATTGGACCTAAATGATCAGGGTGCATACTTCGACTTTGCACCGGTTGACCTTGGGGAAAATTGTCGCCGTGACATCGTCTTAGAACTTGAGAAGATGGGCTTTGAGGTGGAGGCTAGTCACCATGAAGTAGCGCCGGGTCAACACGAAATTGACTTCCGCTATGCTGATGCATTAGAGGCTGCTGACCGGATCCAAACTTTCAAGCTAGTTGTGAAGACAATTGCGCGCAAACACGGTCTCCATGCGACGTTCATGGCTAAGCCACTCCAAGGAATTAACGGTAGTGGAATGCACATGAACATGTCGCTCTTCCGAGACGGCCAAAACATCTTTTTTGATAGTCAGGGTGAGCAACAGCTTTCAAAGGAGGCCTATTACTTCTTGAATGGTGTACTGAACCATGCACGGGCGCTGACGGCGCTCAATAATCCAACTGTAAATTCGTATAAGCGACTTGTCCCAGGTTTCGAGGCACCTGTCTATGTGGCCTGGTCCGCACGTAATCGCTCGCCGTTAATTCGGATTCCCTCAGGTCGAGGCAACTCTACTAGAATTGAGTTCCGGAGCCCGGATCCAACTGCGAACCCATACTTGGTGATTGCGGGAATTCTGATGGCCGGCTTGGATGGCTTGAAAGAACGACAGATGCCTGTACACTCCGTTGATCGAAATATCTATTCAATGAGCGAAACAGAGCGTAAGGCAAATGGCATCACCGATTTACCTTCGACACTGCATAATGCGGTTAAGGCATTCAAGAAAGACCAAGTAGTGCTGGACGCACTGGGAGAACACTTAGCACAAAGCTTTGTTGACTCAAAGGATCTTGAGTGGGCGAGCTACCGGCAGACCGTCTCTGACTGGGAACGTGAACAATACATGCAATTATACTAG
- a CDS encoding aminotransferase class I/II-fold pyridoxal phosphate-dependent enzyme codes for MTNRLVANEQLNTILAEVDEQVKPYFERVEANMLFNQKKVLDAFIKHQVSESDLNGTNGYGNDDYGREKLDEIYADIFHTEKALVRTQFVSGTHTLSTALFGNLRPGDTLTYLTGMPYDTMQEVIGIAGNKRGSLVEWGVNFSHVPLKDGEIDFAAAKTILLRDHPKIVAIQRSRGYDTRQSFVIQKIKQMIDFVKKTLPNAIIFIDNCYGEFSETVEPTELGANLMAGSLIKNPGGGLAQTGGYIVGDASLVENAAYQLTAPGIGGEEGATLDANRTFYQGLFQAPHVVGQAIKGAIYTSALLERVGLEVSPRFTDTRTDLIQTVIFNNRAKMIKFIQAIQANSPIDSFVVPNPSEMAGYEDQVIMAAGTFVQGSTLEFSADGPIRPPYAVYLQGGLTFEHVKLALINAVEQLYFSK; via the coding sequence ATGACAAATAGACTAGTAGCAAATGAACAATTGAATACGATATTGGCTGAAGTGGATGAACAGGTAAAGCCGTATTTTGAACGAGTTGAAGCAAACATGTTGTTCAACCAAAAGAAGGTCCTCGATGCCTTCATCAAGCATCAAGTTTCAGAATCGGATTTGAATGGAACTAATGGCTACGGCAATGATGACTATGGTCGTGAGAAGCTTGATGAAATCTATGCGGACATTTTCCACACGGAGAAGGCCTTGGTTCGCACCCAGTTTGTTTCGGGCACGCATACGCTGTCCACGGCGTTATTTGGTAACTTGCGCCCCGGAGACACATTGACTTACTTAACTGGGATGCCATACGACACCATGCAGGAAGTCATTGGTATCGCCGGTAACAAGCGCGGCTCATTGGTTGAGTGGGGGGTTAATTTCTCACACGTTCCGTTAAAAGACGGTGAAATCGATTTTGCAGCAGCAAAGACCATCCTGTTACGAGATCATCCGAAGATCGTTGCTATTCAGCGTTCACGTGGTTATGATACCCGGCAGAGTTTCGTCATTCAGAAAATCAAGCAGATGATCGATTTCGTCAAAAAGACGCTGCCAAACGCCATTATCTTTATCGATAACTGTTATGGTGAATTCTCTGAGACGGTTGAGCCAACTGAGCTGGGTGCTAACCTGATGGCCGGATCTTTGATCAAGAATCCGGGTGGTGGCTTGGCCCAAACTGGTGGCTATATCGTCGGTGATGCCTCATTAGTTGAAAATGCGGCGTATCAACTTACGGCACCGGGCATCGGTGGCGAAGAGGGTGCCACGCTAGATGCAAATAGGACGTTCTACCAGGGCCTATTTCAGGCACCGCATGTTGTGGGTCAGGCAATTAAGGGAGCAATCTATACCAGTGCCCTTCTTGAACGGGTCGGGTTAGAAGTTTCTCCTAGATTTACTGATACTAGAACGGATTTAATTCAGACAGTGATCTTTAACAATCGAGCAAAAATGATTAAATTTATTCAGGCAATTCAGGCAAATTCGCCGATTGATTCTTTTGTAGTACCAAATCCAAGTGAGATGGCTGGCTACGAGGATCAGGTCATTATGGCCGCCGGGACATTTGTCCAAGGTTCAACACTCGAGTTCTCGGCGGACGGCCCAATTAGACCACCTTACGCAGTTTACCTTCAAGGCGGACTAACATTTGAGCACGTTAAACTAGCGTTAATTAACGCAGTTGAACAACTATACTTTAGCAAATAA
- a CDS encoding PLP-dependent transferase encodes MAHRHHAIVICDNTFMTSYLQQPLELGADVVAYSATKYFGGHADLCAGFVVLNDQTLAEEFYFYQNTLGATISQSNYYIAPTKAGSSIP; translated from the coding sequence ATTGCACACCGTCACCACGCAATTGTCATTTGTGATAACACGTTTATGACCAGCTACTTGCAACAACCGCTTGAGTTAGGAGCCGACGTCGTTGCCTACTCCGCGACCAAATACTTTGGCGGCCATGCCGACCTCTGTGCCGGCTTCGTTGTTTTAAACGATCAAACACTCGCCGAAGAATTTTACTTCTACCAAAATACCCTGGGGGCAACCATTAGCCAATCCAACTATTACATCGCACCAACTAAAGCCGGTTCTTCTATCCCTTGA
- a CDS encoding Xaa-Pro dipeptidyl-peptidase → MKYNQYGRINVGQADQIKELIALKFLPAEYETLEFSDLLGLLFGKLFPEQKTIGAKRQTLSAIAADETQSIFALIEQHVTEITQNNFYNVALQLLGYHAGYDYDLGNPLALFKEHNLPFLQANKINQENIFNAYYLLLSTRAKNGQLLIDHLAAKGYFVPWFKAEKPQFVYFNGKILPVFDTTKIIREVIYVESDLDTDHDGQKDLLQATIFRPQETEQNLRVPILYTANPYWGGTNDVDDHLHSVDENLTEIKENPVYRQPAPNLKEKSVPSTENAVPEETATRNGIYSLNEYFLARGFANVYAGGIGTYGSDGVRLCGSVEETICAKEIIEWLTGNRIAYTTRERTTQTKAWWSNGNVAMTGKSYLGTLATAVATTGVKGLKTVISEAAISSWYDYYREHGLVIAPVLCQGEDTDILAELCQSNFQQSADYLRNKPYFDKVMQALVAGQDRTTGQYNDFWAARNYRHNVKNIKCSFISVHGLNDWNVKPKNVYKLWHELQNLPIKHKLFLHQGPHTYMNNLQSIDFTDMINLWLAHELLGVKNGALIQWPDVLVQDNLQADTWHSEQTWSNNLGQATTYHLNNNQQLAKNQDAASIHSFEDVGGKQFHEMNISETEWEKQFLGGTKSWLDAQLRFMSEPLDFPVTLVGRPKVHLRVSSSLKKGQLSVALIELGRRSRLSAVPQVVDLNGQELGYHFGTESLKEFQPAHPTDFKLIAKGHQNIQNYANQRIARSVTPGEFYDLEFELQPTYYTLPKDTQLALVVYSTDQGMTKRPQESTTYTVDLAQSSITVYQK, encoded by the coding sequence ATGAAATACAATCAATACGGTCGCATCAACGTTGGTCAGGCCGACCAAATTAAGGAACTCATCGCACTGAAATTTCTTCCCGCCGAGTATGAGACGTTAGAATTCTCAGACTTATTGGGCTTGTTGTTCGGCAAACTCTTCCCGGAGCAAAAGACCATCGGTGCTAAGCGCCAAACGCTCTCGGCCATCGCGGCTGATGAAACACAAAGTATTTTCGCACTAATTGAACAACACGTGACCGAAATCACGCAGAATAATTTCTACAACGTGGCCCTGCAGCTACTGGGCTATCATGCAGGATACGACTACGATTTAGGAAATCCCTTAGCGCTTTTCAAGGAGCACAATTTACCCTTTCTGCAAGCCAATAAAATCAACCAAGAAAACATCTTTAATGCATACTATCTTTTGCTATCTACCAGGGCGAAGAACGGTCAATTATTAATTGATCATCTGGCAGCAAAAGGCTACTTCGTTCCGTGGTTCAAGGCGGAAAAACCACAATTTGTCTACTTCAACGGCAAGATTCTGCCCGTGTTCGATACCACTAAGATTATCCGCGAAGTCATCTATGTTGAAAGTGACCTCGACACAGATCACGATGGCCAAAAGGATCTGTTACAAGCAACCATCTTTCGTCCACAAGAGACTGAACAAAACTTACGGGTACCAATCTTGTACACTGCCAATCCTTATTGGGGTGGCACAAACGATGTCGATGATCACCTCCACTCAGTTGATGAGAACCTCACCGAAATCAAAGAAAATCCTGTCTACCGCCAACCAGCCCCTAACTTGAAGGAAAAGAGCGTGCCAAGTACAGAGAATGCTGTGCCTGAAGAGACAGCAACTAGAAACGGCATCTACAGCCTGAATGAGTACTTCCTCGCTCGCGGATTCGCAAACGTCTATGCAGGCGGTATTGGAACATACGGCTCTGACGGTGTGCGCCTTTGTGGCTCAGTGGAAGAGACCATCTGTGCCAAAGAAATTATCGAGTGGCTAACTGGCAATCGGATTGCCTATACAACACGCGAAAGAACCACTCAGACTAAAGCCTGGTGGTCTAACGGTAACGTGGCGATGACCGGCAAATCCTATTTGGGTACTCTGGCAACGGCAGTGGCTACTACCGGCGTTAAGGGGCTAAAGACGGTTATCTCAGAGGCCGCAATCTCAAGTTGGTATGATTACTACCGAGAACATGGGTTGGTAATTGCCCCGGTACTCTGCCAAGGCGAGGATACGGATATTCTGGCTGAGCTATGTCAGAGTAACTTCCAGCAATCTGCTGATTACCTAAGAAACAAGCCCTATTTCGACAAAGTTATGCAGGCTTTAGTGGCCGGACAGGATAGAACCACGGGCCAATACAACGATTTCTGGGCTGCCAGGAACTACCGGCATAACGTCAAGAACATTAAATGCAGCTTCATCTCGGTTCACGGTCTAAACGACTGGAACGTTAAGCCAAAGAACGTCTACAAACTATGGCACGAACTCCAGAATCTGCCAATCAAACACAAGTTGTTCCTTCACCAAGGACCACACACCTACATGAATAATCTACAATCAATCGACTTTACAGACATGATTAATCTTTGGTTAGCACATGAGCTCTTAGGTGTAAAAAACGGCGCATTGATTCAATGGCCAGACGTACTTGTCCAGGATAATCTACAGGCAGACACCTGGCATTCGGAGCAGACCTGGTCTAACAACCTTGGTCAGGCGACCACTTATCACTTGAATAACAACCAGCAATTAGCAAAGAACCAGGATGCCGCAAGTATCCACTCCTTTGAAGACGTCGGTGGCAAACAGTTCCATGAGATGAATATCTCGGAAACAGAATGGGAAAAGCAATTTCTCGGCGGCACGAAGTCTTGGCTTGATGCCCAACTCCGTTTCATGAGCGAACCATTAGATTTCCCAGTCACGCTTGTTGGCCGTCCTAAAGTACACCTACGAGTTAGTTCAAGCTTAAAGAAAGGCCAACTCTCCGTAGCTTTGATTGAACTGGGCAGAAGAAGCCGTCTAAGTGCAGTGCCGCAAGTCGTCGACCTCAACGGTCAAGAACTAGGATACCATTTCGGCACGGAATCCTTAAAAGAGTTTCAACCCGCTCATCCGACAGACTTCAAGTTGATTGCAAAGGGGCACCAAAATATCCAGAATTATGCGAATCAAAGGATCGCCAGGTCTGTAACGCCCGGTGAGTTCTACGATCTAGAATTCGAACTTCAACCAACCTACTACACACTGCCAAAGGACACCCAGTTGGCACTTGTAGTCTACAGTACAGATCAGGGCATGACTAAACGACCACAGGAATCAACCACTTATACGGTCGACCTAGCTCAGAGTAGCATCACAGTTTATCAGAAGTAA